The following are encoded in a window of Vigna unguiculata cultivar IT97K-499-35 chromosome 8, ASM411807v1, whole genome shotgun sequence genomic DNA:
- the LOC114194947 gene encoding uncharacterized protein LOC114194947: MGNWNDVLPLVEFTYNNSYHSSIGMAPYEALYGRRCRTPLCWYQDGESFVLGPKFLKQTTSKVKLIQERMRATQSRQKSYVDKRRRQFEFEEGDHDFSELLQPQITRRIGTATYEIALPPHLANLHNVFHVSQLRKYIASLDNVLESDKVQVREDLTMPVGPTRILDTQIKQLRSKEIKTVKVLWDETTQEMTWEMKDVMRRSYPHLFIGDGSVWLLKRDGGALRCENGDGDPGLVTPVVLHWLPEWWWA, translated from the exons ATGGGAAATTGGAATGATGTGCTACCCTTGGTGGAGTTCACATACAATAATAGTTACCACTCTAGTATTGGCATGGCGCCCTATGAAGCATTGTATGGAAGAAGGTGTAGGACTCCATTATGCTGGTACCAGGATGGAGAATCTTTTGTACTTGGGCCTAAGTTTCTGAAACAGACGACTAGTAAAGTCAAATTGATTCAGGAACGGATGCGAGCAACTCAAAGTAGGCAGAAGTCTTATGTCGATAAGAGAAGACGACAATTCGAGTTTGAGGAAGGAGACCATGATTTCTCCGAGTTACTCCAACCACAG ATTACACGGAGGATTGGAACAGCGACATATGAGATTGCCTTACCACCTCACCTAGCTAATTTGCACAATGTGTTCCATGTCTCACAATTGAGGAAATACATTGCAAGCCTAGACAACGTGTTAGAATCAGATAAGGTGCAAGTGCGAGAGGATCTGACCATGCCGGTTGGACCAACTCGTATACTAGATACTCAGATCAAGCAACTAAGAAGCAAGGAGATAAAGACGGTGAAGGTACTTTGGGATGAGACGACACAAGAGATGACGTGGGAGATGAAGGATGTCATGAGGAGGTCTTATCCTCACTTGTTTATTG GTGATGGTTCTGTGTGGCTGTTGAAACGTGATGGTGGCGCGCTCAGGTGCGAGAATGGTGATGGCGACCCTGGTTTGGTCACACCAGTGGTGTTGCACTGGCTTCCTGAATGGTGGTGGGCCtga